The Faecalibaculum rodentium genome segment AGAGTTCCTCGACTTCCGCCAGGGTCTTTGCTTCTTTCAGCGCAGTATCCAGTTCCGGTGTCATCAGTCCCTTTTCGCCGATGAGTTCCCGGACGGATTCCTTCCGGGCCTGAAGCCCCAGTGTGTAGGCATGAACCTGCTGGATCCGGCGAAGCTGGTCTTCGTCCAGACGCCCGGTGACTTCCTTGCGGTACCGCGCGATGAATGGAATGGTCGCACCGCCTTCCAGCAGTTCCAGGACAGCTGCCACCTGTCCTTCTTTGAGTCCCATGGACCCGGCAATCTGTTGTGTCATTGTCTGCATGCAGTCTATTGTACCGTGTCTGCAGGAGAATGCCGTGCTGTTTTTGGAAAAATGCCCGCATAGCCTGTCTGTCTTCGAAGCCGGAATGAGGATCCGGCATCCGCGGTGCAGGCGACAGAAATCCGGCAGCCAGGCCTGTTGTGACTGTGTCCGTTCACAATGTGATGAAGACAGGTGAATCTGTGATTGCCATGACGCCGATTTTCGCGCTACTATTGTTAAGTGTTAAGTTTGGACTGTCTGGACGGCAGTCCGGCCAGGAGGTATGTATGCGGCTGGTGACATGGAACGTGAATGGCCTGCGGGCAGTATTGAAAAAGGGATTTGAAGACATCATGGCGGCCCTGGACCCCGATGTGGTTTGCCTGCAGGAAACCAAGGCACAGGCTGACCAGATCGAGGTGGATGAAGGGCTCTTTCCCTGGCAGTATGTAAACTGTGCCAGGCGCAAGGGCTACAGCGGCACCATGATCCTGTCCCTGGTGGAACCGGCCATGGTGACTGCCGGCATTGGTGCAGAAGAACATGACGGGGAAGGGCGCGTTCTCACGGCGGACATGGGGTCCTTTTACCTGGTGAATGTCTACGTTCCCAACAGCGGAGACGGCCTGAAACGGCTGGAGTACCGTCTGGAATGGGACCGGGCTTTTTCTGCCTGGCTGCGCCGGCTCGAGGAAACAAAGCCGGTGCTGGCCTGCGGAGACTTCAACGTTGCCAGAACGGAACTGGATGTCTGGGATGAGGAAGCCGCTGCATCGGCAGCGGGCTACACTCTGCATGAACGGGAAAGCTTTCAGCAGAATTTTCTGTCGCACTTTGTGGACGTCTTCCGCACACTGCATCCGGACGACAGACAGTATACCTGGTGGAGCTACTATTCCAGAGGACGGGAACGCAATCAGGGAGAGCGCATTGACTACTGGCTGGCCAGCCCGAAGCTGATGGACAGGATCCGCGACATACGCATACGGGATGATATTTTCGGCAGTGACCATTGTCCCGTGGAAATCGAGCTGGATGACTGAAATCCGGACCGGCACAAGGCAGAAAAGGTCACAATAGGAAAAAGGACAGGGAAGCAATGAAGAAGTACTGGAAAAGTCTGTTTGCCGGAGGTGCCGTGGCACTGGCCGGCCGCCTGTATGCAGGAATGGATGACAAAGTGGCGGCAGCCATTCTGTTTTCCTTTGCCCTGTACATGGTCTGTCTGTTCGGACTGGATCTGTTTACAGGCAAAATCGGGTTCATCACGGACAGAGTCAAACCTGTATGGTGGTACGCTGCCGTATTCCTGGGAAATTTTGCCGGGGCTGCAGCGGTGGCCTTCCTGTGCATTGCGGCCGATCCCGGCCTCGTGGCTGCTGCTTCGGCCATGATCGATGCAAAGCTGGCGGTCCCCTGGTGGTCCCTGTTTTTCAGGGGACTGCTGTGCGGCATCCTGATGTATGCGGCGGTGGTGTCCTGGAAAAAATCCGGAAATCCGCTGGGCATCTTCCTGTGCATCCCGATGTTCATCCTGTCGGGGTTTGAACACAGCATTGCAGACATCAGCTATCTCTGCATGGGTCTGCGGTTCGATTTTCTGCCGGCCTTGCTGCTGATCGCTCTGGGGAATGCGGCAGGAAGCATTCTCGTGCATGTGACCAGAAATGGTATACTGAAAGTCTGATTGTTTCCGGCATGGCCGGACAGGAAAGGAGGCCGGACTGTGATTGCATTCATAGAAGGCACTGTACGGCAGATCCGGTCTGATTCTGTCGTGGTGCAGACCGGCGGGATCGGATTCGAGATCCTGACACCGGATCCGGCAGCTGTCTCTTCAGGCAGGCAGGGACTCTGGCATATATATGAAAGCATCCGCGAGGATGGATGGACACTGTACGGTTTCACGACCGAAGCCGATTATCAGGTGTTTCTGTCTCTGATCGGCGTCAAGGGAATCGGCCCCAAATCCGCCCTGCAGATCCTGACAAAGGCCGGGGGACGCCGGATCCTGGAGGCTCTGGAAAAGGAAGATGTGTCCGCTCTGAAGGCTTTGCCGGGCATTGGCCCGAAAACCGCCAGCCAGATGCTGCTGGACATGCGCGGACGCCTGGTGAAGATGCGACCGGAAGCAGAACCGGCAGCGGCAGGAACCCGGCAGTGGCAGGAGACAGTATCGGCCCTGGAGAACTTTGGCTACAGAAGCCAGGACATAGCTCCGCTGGAGCCCGAACTGGCTTCCAGGGAGCTGCCGGTCCAGGACATGATCCGGGAAGCCCTGCGGCTTCTGGCGAAACGGAAGGGGGTGTAGCCGTTGGAAGACAGACTGATGGACAGCCGTGAACTGGCACAGGATGAGAAAGAGAGCTCGCTGCGGCCGGGAACGCTGGATGAGTACATAGGACAGCAGTCGCTCAAAGACAATCTTCGTGTCTTCATACAGGCAGCACGCAGCCGGAATGAGGCACTCGATCACGTCCTGCTGTATGGACCGCCTGGACTGGGAAAGACCACACTGGCGTATATTCTCGCCAGGGAAATGGGCGGACAGCTCCGTATGGCTTCCGGGCCTGCCATCGAAAAAAGCGGCGACCTGGCTGCGATCCTGTCCACCATTGAACCCGGGGATGTCCTGTTCATTGACGAAATCCACCGGCTGCCCCGGCAGGTGGAGGAAATCCTTTACCCTGCCATGGAGGACTACTGCCTGGACATTGTGGTGGGAAAGGATGCCGGGGTTCACACGATCCGGCTGTCCCTGCCGCCCTTTACTCTGGTTGGCGCCACAACACGTGCCGGCGATCTGTCGGCTCCCCTGCGTGACCGGTTCGGCATAGTCAGCCAGCTGGAATATTACGGTCTTCCGGAACTGGAAAAAATCGTGGACCGGACATCGCGGGTGATGAATACAGACACGGAGCCGGGTGCCCGGCGGGAGATTGCCCGAAGAAGCCGCGGTACGCCGCGCATTGCCAACCGTCTGTTCCGCCGGGTGCGGGATTTTGCCCAGGTGTTCAATGACGGATTCGTGACGGAAGACATCGCAAGAGAAGCTCTGGACCGCCTAAAGGTGGACCATATGGGGCTCGATTCTGTGGACTACCGGTACCTGACAGGGCTGATCGACCGGTTCCAGGGAGGACCGGCCGGTCTCGAGGCCCTGGCGGCCTCCATAGGCGAGGAAAGCACCACACTGGAGGATATGTATGAACCGTATCTCCTGCAGATCGGATTCATCAACCGGACTCCGCGTGGACGGGTGGCAACACCCAGAGCCTATGCCCACCTGGGAAGAAAAGGGGACGACGGATGTCAGAATCAGTCAGAGTGACACCTGAAATGCTGCTGCCCCTGGCCTGTAAAATTCTCGGGCGCCTGGAACCGGACCAGTCGAGATGGATGACATGGCTTGAAACACCCGAACTGCACAGTCCGTCTCAGGCAGATGCAGTGGTCCAGGCTGCTGCCCGCCTGAAACAGGCTGCGGCCAGTCACGAAAAAGTGATCGTGGCCGGTGACTATGATGCAGACGGTATCCTGGGCACGGCGATTCTGACCGGTGCCCTGCGGCGTCAGGGCATAGAAACGGGATTTTACATTCCGGACCGCATTCGGGAGGGGTATGGACTCCAGGAAAAAACGGTGCGGCTCGCACACGAGAAGGGTTATTCGCTGCTGGTGACTGTGGACAACGGTGTCAGGGCAGAAGAAGCCCTGGCCTGTGCCGCAGATCTTGGGATGGATGTGATCGTTACGGATCATCATCAGTTTGAGACACCGCCGCAGGCCGCATGGTTCGTGCATCCGGCACTGATGGAGCCTGAGTTTTCCACTCTGTGCGGGGCTGCAGTTGCCTGTGAGCTCCTGCGACATGCCGGGTGGGCAACAGACTACGAACTGCTGCTGGCAGGTCTGGCCAGTGTGGGAGACCAGATGGCAGTCACCGGGCAGACACGGGCATTGATTTTTCAGGCTCTCGAGCAGCTGAAAACAGATTGTGATCCTCACGTCCGGCTGCTGGCACAGGGAATCCCGGAGAATGAAACGGATCTGTCCTTCCAGGTGATTCCCAAAATCAATGCGCTGGGGCGGCTCTCGGATCTGGCCAACGCGAACAATGCTGTGCGGTTCTTTCTCACAGACGATTTTCGTCAGATTTCCTCCCTGGCGCAGGGCATCTGTCAGATTAATGACCGCCGCCGCGAGATGTCCGGACGAATGGTGCAGGAAGCACAGTCACGGGTCCGGCCCGGATCAACCGTGATCTTTCTGGAGGACCCGACATGGCATGAAGGCATCATCGGCCTGGCCGCAGGGAGCCTGTGTGAAACCACCGGCCGGCCGGTGATCCTGGCAGCCCGGGGACAGAGCGGACTGAAATGCAGCATGCGCTCCCCGGAAGGGGTGGACTGCATGGACCTCCTGAAGGGATTTGACCGGTTTGTCACCCTGGGGGGTCACAGCCGGGCAGCAGGCTTTTCCCTTGATCTGAAAGACAGAGACGATTTTGAGGCCTATCTGAAAACAGTCACGGTCCCCCATGCGCAAAAAGCGGATCCGCTGGATGTAAAAGCAGCGGACC includes the following:
- the ruvA gene encoding Holliday junction branch migration protein RuvA, producing MIAFIEGTVRQIRSDSVVVQTGGIGFEILTPDPAAVSSGRQGLWHIYESIREDGWTLYGFTTEADYQVFLSLIGVKGIGPKSALQILTKAGGRRILEALEKEDVSALKALPGIGPKTASQMLLDMRGRLVKMRPEAEPAAAGTRQWQETVSALENFGYRSQDIAPLEPELASRELPVQDMIREALRLLAKRKGV
- the ruvB gene encoding Holliday junction branch migration DNA helicase RuvB: MDSRELAQDEKESSLRPGTLDEYIGQQSLKDNLRVFIQAARSRNEALDHVLLYGPPGLGKTTLAYILAREMGGQLRMASGPAIEKSGDLAAILSTIEPGDVLFIDEIHRLPRQVEEILYPAMEDYCLDIVVGKDAGVHTIRLSLPPFTLVGATTRAGDLSAPLRDRFGIVSQLEYYGLPELEKIVDRTSRVMNTDTEPGARREIARRSRGTPRIANRLFRRVRDFAQVFNDGFVTEDIAREALDRLKVDHMGLDSVDYRYLTGLIDRFQGGPAGLEALAASIGEESTTLEDMYEPYLLQIGFINRTPRGRVATPRAYAHLGRKGDDGCQNQSE
- a CDS encoding exodeoxyribonuclease III, whose amino-acid sequence is MRLVTWNVNGLRAVLKKGFEDIMAALDPDVVCLQETKAQADQIEVDEGLFPWQYVNCARRKGYSGTMILSLVEPAMVTAGIGAEEHDGEGRVLTADMGSFYLVNVYVPNSGDGLKRLEYRLEWDRAFSAWLRRLEETKPVLACGDFNVARTELDVWDEEAAASAAGYTLHERESFQQNFLSHFVDVFRTLHPDDRQYTWWSYYSRGRERNQGERIDYWLASPKLMDRIRDIRIRDDIFGSDHCPVEIELDD
- a CDS encoding single-stranded-DNA-specific exonuclease RecJ encodes the protein MSESVRVTPEMLLPLACKILGRLEPDQSRWMTWLETPELHSPSQADAVVQAAARLKQAAASHEKVIVAGDYDADGILGTAILTGALRRQGIETGFYIPDRIREGYGLQEKTVRLAHEKGYSLLVTVDNGVRAEEALACAADLGMDVIVTDHHQFETPPQAAWFVHPALMEPEFSTLCGAAVACELLRHAGWATDYELLLAGLASVGDQMAVTGQTRALIFQALEQLKTDCDPHVRLLAQGIPENETDLSFQVIPKINALGRLSDLANANNAVRFFLTDDFRQISSLAQGICQINDRRREMSGRMVQEAQSRVRPGSTVIFLEDPTWHEGIIGLAAGSLCETTGRPVILAARGQSGLKCSMRSPEGVDCMDLLKGFDRFVTLGGHSRAAGFSLDLKDRDDFEAYLKTVTVPHAQKADPLDVKAADLTVPAIRQLDALRPFGTGFELPELRIQDPAVAFVRDLSAGRHRRYVLENGLEAMRFNQPDSEKTLSPNQIRWLTGKPSVNVWMQTARPQLILSAVGTSQE
- a CDS encoding formate/nitrite transporter family protein, whose translation is MKSGPAQGRKGHNRKKDREAMKKYWKSLFAGGAVALAGRLYAGMDDKVAAAILFSFALYMVCLFGLDLFTGKIGFITDRVKPVWWYAAVFLGNFAGAAAVAFLCIAADPGLVAAASAMIDAKLAVPWWSLFFRGLLCGILMYAAVVSWKKSGNPLGIFLCIPMFILSGFEHSIADISYLCMGLRFDFLPALLLIALGNAAGSILVHVTRNGILKV